The Larimichthys crocea isolate SSNF chromosome II, L_crocea_2.0, whole genome shotgun sequence genome segment ATAAACATGATTTCGAACTGATTCTCACTGCTTTATGATCACTTCTGTATTTTGGCACCTTCATCACACAGTGTACATGCTGTTTACCATAAATTTTGAAAGCGTAGTACGCCTTGAGGTCACGAGGCGCCATCTCACTCAAGACCGAGAACATGTCCAAGAAGTCATCCAGTGTCATGTTTCCCTCTCCGTCCTCCGAGAAAACCTCAGCGATCCTCTGACGGAACGGGTTGTCCTGGACAGAGGGGACACAACTGCTTCGATTACAGCCTGATTAAAGAACTCATCATGCAGAAGAATGAACTGCCATTGTTGGATTTGGTGGCTACCCTGGGACACGTGGTTTATATCTcatatctgattttttttgttttcctaatGAGAATTTAAGTTCTACACTTGTCACAATTTGGAATAATAAATGACAACAAGGGGAAAGTATAATCCTTACTCTCCCTTTCTCAGGACATGTCAGGGACCGGCGTgttcacacacacctgtttaccTCGCTGTCATTGTGTAAAGAGGCATATAATTGACCCATTTCCAACAAGTGTGCCCTGAGGGACTCACCAGCATTCTTCAAGTTTAAAGGAGTCGGGTAACGTATAACCTTTCAAAGAATTCTGTCGATTAGTTGGCCATTAATTATGGATTGGTAacacaggggagagagagagcgcgggtctacaagggtgtgtgtgtgtgtgtgtgtgtgtgtgtgtgtggagcagtgGGTTTACCTTCAGCTCTGGCATGCTGCCAATCAGCTCATATGGTAACTTCACATCTGGGTGGTTGGTGTAGTCAAGAGGAACGAGCTGCGGTGCCAAATCCCGATAGCGGTAAAACAGTCTGggaaaaagttttaaaaaatgtactttCAATATTACATCACGAGATATCttccatgtttttctgttgtgtgacTGTTAGGAAAGGTTCAATTAGGGAGGGGAAAGGGTTCAGCTGGAGCCTCGACTGTGgtcaacattaaaaacagtgaaaaatgagaTTTAGCACAGCGAGATTTTAATGTGATCTCAGTGATGGTGTGCCCCACAGCAGGACGGGTCTCCTGACACTGTAGTTTAGAGTTACAGTGTAGTATTGTGCAGAACAAAACCCCAAAAATTCAGCCGTGTCACACCAGCAACGActcaaatatattcatatctGATTTACTCACCTGAGGATTTCTTTTCTGGTGAAATACGTACAGTCCTGCGAATACAGTACAGTCAGATCACGGCAGGTATCAAAGGAAGCAGCTGTTCATGGTGCTGAATGACTTATTTTATACAgcggtggaagaagtattcagatattTACTTCAGTAATAGTATACCATGAAATTCTCCAACATAAGTCATacattaaaatctaaaatcatTAACTTTACATCCCCCTgctctgaaatgtagtgaacTAGCagtaaagtacctcaaaataaTACGTAAATACAGCACTACTGTACTGCTAAAGTGACATTTGCAAACATTTGATGAACAGTAATAAAAGTTCTGATTGTAATTTGTCCATGAATTGATTTTTCTGAGCAGTGAGGttgtaataaacaaaatattaaatcaacAAACTTTGACTTTGTGCGCCTCGTGACTCTGAAAGTTCTTATTGTCAATGaattaaaaagtacaaagaaGTCCGACAAGTGTGTTTATCTTGTTTATCACATGTGCTGGTGGCTGGTATTGATAAGAGAAGCAGCACTGGAGTGAGTGAGGCTAATCGGATCATTCAGAAGGAAACAGGATTGACACCAACCTGATAGGCATCTAGCTGCCGTGCCGTAAAGATGGTCTGTTTATTCCCCATGTCTGAGCACGCAAACACCAAGCCTCAGGTCCATCGCTGCTCCGACATCAAGTGCTTTTTTAGGGTGTGTGGATATGTCAGATATGAAATACTGGGACAAAAGGAAGCCAGAGCCAAAGAGGAGATCGGGTGTCGGGCCCTTTGGTCCCCATTATAATGGCAGCATTTCATCGTTTTCTCCATTGTGAATAGCAACCCCTTTGACAATGAATAAGGGCTGTCGTCCAGCATCATGCCAAGTGGTATCAACCCCCTTTAGTGCCACTCTATGGCCAACGCCTCAGTCACTGCTCAGGTTACACTCTTTAGAGACCGGCTTCTGTAGTGGGAAAATAGACTTTTTGATGCGAGACAAGTTTTGTTTCATCTGATAACTTGAAAATTGGATATTTATCCAATCATTGAGGGCATTGTCACCTTCAGTTTTAGGTCAGGTGTTGCATAAGGGTCAGATATTACATATCCACATCGCAACATCTCACTGATATTGCGCTTTATGTTAATATTCAGCTTTTAGTTGATGTACgctttgctgctgtttttgcaaGACTCTTCTCCAGCAGCCTTCACCTTCTTTGGAACACCTCTGTTTGTTGCCTGCTCGAAGGGTTTATATTAATTTTACTTACGAATTTTTGAAtattctttcatattttacGAGTTTAGAACCGTAAGTAACAAGCGAAGGTGTTTCCAAGTGTTGTGTTTTGAATAGTAccattgttttttatgttacaaaatgtattaaattctataatttttcttcttttctgcattCTATATTGATTTTGTAGGGGCAGAGTATGAATGAGATGGCACCCAACTCTAACGGTCTATCTGAGGTGAGCACATTGCACATTACAGATGTCTACAGATCCCTCTAGTTTAGATTCTCCATCcacaaaataagacaaatattAAAGGTTTTCTcaggagaaatgtttttgttcttgtcacCATGGGCGCCAATGTCAAAGTGAACTCTGATTGTCAGTATAACTTCATCCTCTTTGTAAAATAACTCAGAGTTTAATGGTTGTATCGTTTTGATCTACCCAGTGAATCTCTTCAGATACATTTTCTCTTTCAAGAGAGACTTGTCCATAATTACAAATGTCTTTAAGATGAGTTCTAACGTCAGTACTAACTCATAATATTCTTTATCTTCAGTCAGAATAAGAGAGTTTATACatcatgcatgtttttgtgagCATTGAGATACATTCATATGTTGCAGGCATGTCAGCTGTGGACAGGAAGGCCTTTGGGGAAAATGGAGTTCCTTAACTCTTTGCTATTACGCAATGACCAACGtcatagctgtgtgtgtgtgtgtgtggagtttatacatcatgcatgtttttgtgagCATTGAGATACATTCATATGTTGTCAGGCATGTCAGCTGTGGACAGGAAGGCCTTTGGGGAAAATGGAGTTCCTTAACTCTTTGCTATTACGCAATGACCAACGtcatagctgtgtgtgtgtgtgtgtgtgtgtgtgtgtgtgtgtgtgtgtgtgtgtgtgtgtgtgtgtgtgtgtgctggcatcttccttgtttttctcatcCAGCCAGGAACACCTCAGCGTCCTCTGATGGTGAAGAGGAGGCAGTGCAGACTGGGGATGCCTTTCTGGATGTGATCAGATTGCAAACATTCTTCCAATTTGGCCATTTCTGATGTGTAAATACCGAGATTGGGCGAACAATGCTGGTTAATTCCTGTAAATCTGGGATTACAAATTAACGGAAGGTCAATTTTGTCCAAATATTGACCATTCATGATTgctaaatattttgttgttctCTCATAAAGTCACAGTAACATCAGCGACAATGAGTGAAACATAACTTGCAAATAAATTCATTCCACAATCTTTTGTTTACAGCATTTATTCTGACTGCAATATTtcacaacagaaaacataaaatatacacatttacatCTTTCACAGGATATCACTTCCATCACTGCCATATATTATAATTTTGGgatatttacatatattacaATGCCACATATGGGACTGCACATTATTCGTTAATTGAGTTTTAAAGGGCAGCTGACTATCTAAGTACAGAAACCCTGATTTACGTATTAAATATCTGTGCAGCCCAACACAACAGTGACTAGCTGATGTCACTGGCAGCCACAGCTTCCAGCCACCATGTCGTTATACTGTTTGAGCACCACATTCTCATCGTCATCAAAATAGAGCAAGTTGATGGAGAAGAGCTTGTCGGGCACACAGCATGGCATCTCGATGCCTTTGATCAGCTTCAGGGCGTTGATGATGGACTGGACGGTGGCGTGGTTGGTTGGCCTCATGTTCTGACCCAGAGGGAAGGGACAGGAGCCTTTGCAGTGGTAAGCGTTGTAGCCCCGGGGAGACACGATCCAGCCCGACCAGCCAATCTCCTCAAAGTCCACATACAGGGGTTGGCGCTGGCAGGGCAAAGAAACGCCTTCCTCCTCGGTGAAGTCCAGAGAGCGGGCGCTGCGGGAGGACGGACCTGACATGGGGGCCTGGGGCAGGCTGGAAGTGGCTGCGGTATCATTTGGATCTGgtggaggaagacaaagagtttTGTTAGAAAGCTCAGAAAAGTATACAGCGTGTTCTAAGTTGTGGGTCATAACATGTCTAATTTGTTTAAATACTTTCGTTCCCACATTGCTCTTATTCTGAAAAAAGGTTTGATTGAAGATTTTTtcataacaaatgttgttttagcTGTAATAAGCATTGAATGTCAAATCTTCCTTAAGAAATGTGTCTACTAACCAATGAATTTGGTAAAATAATTGGGGTTTGGGGGCCTTGGGTGGTCCCTAGGCCCTTTGGTTCTTATCTACACCCCTGCTTATCAGGACTAAAACCACAAAAGTACCTGAACTGTGTATTTTTTACTATCGCTGGGTGTAATCTGATCAGTCAGTGACATTAAAGCTCACCTGTGCTTTCAAGAGTAGCAGAGCGCCGGCCGTCATCGGTGAAGAGCACCAACATGGGCTGTTTGCTCTGGTGGTGGTTGCGTCCTGAAGCAAAGCGAATCATTTTCATATCCATCTGGCTTCCTCCCAGGGTCCGAACCACCACGTGGAGCCCCAGATTACTGCCTTCATCTATCATCCAGGAGCGGaccttcaaaaaacaaaaaaaaatcagtcagttAAAACCCAGAACTTTCAGTCGGTTATGTTCAGAGTTGAACTACAGAGGTTACTGCAGGCCTTAAAGAGATGTAGACACTTACTGCTTGTGTAATGGTGAACACCTCCCAACCAGTAGAGTGGACTGGGATGAGTCGGGAAGACAGCAGCTTCTTgtcttgtgtgttgttgttccTGCTGGTGTCCAGCAGCTGATAAACACTAACCTGAATGACACAGGAGATTGAGGATTACACTAATGTCCAGGGGGGGTTCAATGCATTTCATTCAGTTGTTCAGTTACTTGTATTTTAATGGTGCATACCTGACAGAAATGATGTCTGTGGAATGTCATGGTTGCCTGAGGTCGCAGCTTGAAAAGATGAAGCTCTGCAGTGAGGATCTTCTCAGTTCTGGCAACCGTGGACAAATTGAACCTGTACTCCACCTGTTCACTGCGCACTGCAATGGAAATCATTATCATTAGAGGCCAGAACAAACATGACTATATTTCAATCAGTCAACAGCAGCCAGAGGCAAATCTGATCTTACATTTGTCAAAGAAACTGCGCACGGTATTCCCCTCCAGAAGATACGGATCCTTGGTCACACCGTCCACATCAGCAACCGTGTTGTACAGATCGAGCATGTACTGAGGCGGCTGCTTGTGTCCATGGATAGCAGGAGGGTCCTCCATCCCAAATACTTCCAAAAGTCTTTTGATTGCAGCTGAGCGGACTTCCTCTGACTCGTTCTCGGCGGTGAAGTGATTCTCCAGGTAGCTGAGTGAAGGCCGTGCAGAGGCCGTGCACACTAAAGTGGCGAGGCTGATCACAAACATCAACAtctccaaaccaaaaaaaatgttgggGTAGATTCCTGACGCAACGGTGTCCTCGATCCACACAACCGGCCAGCAGCTTGGAGTTGGAGTGACTGCAGGGTCCTGGAGGCTCCACTTTTTATATCAAATGCCCCCGTTCACTCTTCAGTGGCCCTCAAAGCCTTTGGTAAACAGCAGTAAAGATGCTATTTGGTCGCAAATGTAAATCACCAATCAGCGAATGTAAAGGGAGACTAATGGCGGTGTTAACAAGGTGTGAACCCGAGTGTAGATTTGATTCAAGCCCATTGTCTCCACGTCTGGCAATAAAGGCTCAAATAAACTAAATTCagcctttgaaaaaaaaaacttggagtGGTTACATTGTTGTGGAATATAAATTTATCACCAGATGGATCATTTTATAACGCAGGAATGTAAAGAATAAGAAGAGAACAAACTCGGAGCTGATGTGGCGAGGAAGTGCACTCACCATGGGAGGCTAACTGCGCCTAAATGAATCCATTAATTTAGAATAATGGGGCACTGTGTCTTAGGTGGAAACCAATTACTTCGATAAAGAGACGGGTGTCGCTGGCTACACGTCGGCCAGATTTACATAACTGCTTATCCAGTTGGTTGGCTGGATAATCACCaaatttgcagttttattttgaaaggaccTCCAGCTGGACTGATCTCCTGCAATGACACCAGCTGATGTGCTGCTGAGAATATGACAGTGgcacaaatacacatttctttccatattt includes the following:
- the cib3 gene encoding calcium and integrin-binding family member 3 — encoded protein: MGNKQTIFTARQLDAYQDCTYFTRKEILRLFYRYRDLAPQLVPLDYTNHPDVKLPYELIGSMPELKDNPFRQRIAEVFSEDGEGNMTLDDFLDMFSVLSEMAPRDLKAYYAFKIYDFNNDDFICKSDLEKTLNKLTRNELTEDEVGMVCEKVIDEADLDNDGRLSLEDFQHMIVRAPDFLSTFHIRI
- the admp gene encoding anti-dorsalizing morphogenic protein; translation: MLMFVISLATLVCTASARPSLSYLENHFTAENESEEVRSAAIKRLLEVFGMEDPPAIHGHKQPPQYMLDLYNTVADVDGVTKDPYLLEGNTVRSFFDKLRSEQVEYRFNLSTVARTEKILTAELHLFKLRPQATMTFHRHHFCQVSVYQLLDTSRNNNTQDKKLLSSRLIPVHSTGWEVFTITQAVRSWMIDEGSNLGLHVVVRTLGGSQMDMKMIRFASGRNHHQSKQPMLVLFTDDGRRSATLESTDPNDTAATSSLPQAPMSGPSSRSARSLDFTEEEGVSLPCQRQPLYVDFEEIGWSGWIVSPRGYNAYHCKGSCPFPLGQNMRPTNHATVQSIINALKLIKGIEMPCCVPDKLFSINLLYFDDDENVVLKQYNDMVAGSCGCQ